The genomic window TCGAAGATTTCGTTTTGTTTATGAATTCCCCGCCTAAATTGCTCGTCATTATAACTATGGTATTCCGGAAGTCGACCTGTCTACCCTGCGAATCGGTAAGTCTACCATCGTCCATTATCTGTAGAAGAATGTTGAAAATATCGGTATGTGCCTTCTCAATCTCATCAAAAAGTATCACCGAAAAAGGCCTCTTTCTTATTCGTTCTGTCAGGGTTCCGCCTTCGTCATAACCAACATAACCTGGAGGTGCTCCAATAAGCCTGGAAACGGAGAACCTTTCCATATACTCCGACATGTCGAACCTGACAAGGGCCTTGTCATCCCCAAACAAGTACTCGGCTAAGGCCTTCGCTAGTTCAGTCTTTCCGACTCCTGTAGGACCTAAGAATAGGAAGGCTCCAATCGGTCTTCTAGGATCTTTAAGACCGCTCCTAGCACGCCTAATTGACTTTGCAACGGCGGTAATTGCTTCGTCCTGGGATACTATCCTCTCGTGTAACGCGGATTCAAGAGTCAGCAACTTCTCGCTATCGGTCTCCTCAAGTTTTCTGAGCGGAATCCCAGTCCAATTGGATACGATCTCGGCGACTTCATCATCATCGAGAGTTACAATCTCGGAATCGACCCTGCTTCTCCATTCGTTATAACCGTCTCTATATTTCTGCTGTATCAGACGTTCTTTCTCTTTAAGCTGAGCCGCCTTCTCATATTCTTGATCTGCTGCAGCTGTCTCTCTCTTTATCTTAAGAACCTCGATCTCTCCCTGCATGTTCTTCAACTCATTCGGTACTGTGAGTTTCTTCAGTCTAGCCCTGGAACCTGCCTCGTCAATGATGTCTATTGCCTTGTCAGGAAGGAATCTGTCAGACACGTACCTATGTGACAAACTTACCGCCGCCTCCAGGCCCTTATCTGTATAACGAACTTTGTGGTGAAGTTCATACTTGTGTCTTATACCTTTCAAAATCTCTACAGACTGTTCGGGAGACGGCTCGGTCACATAGATTTTCTGAAATCTCCGCTCCAGAGCTGCATCCTTTTCTATGTACTTCCTGTATTCATCAGGAGTTGTCGAGCCTATACATCTAATCTCCCCACTGGCCAAAGCTGGCTTTAGGATATTTGCAGCATCTACGGCACCTTCAGCCGAACCAGCGCCAACTATCGTATGGACTTCATCTATGAACAGAATGATGTTTCCGTTGGATTTCACAACATGGATGAGTTTCTTCAGTCTCTTCTCAAATTCACCTCTGTACTTTGTCCCGGCTATGAGTGAAGCTACATCCAGTGCAAAAATGACTTTATTCTTGAGTGTCTCGGGAACCTCTTCATCAACGATCATTTGTGCAAGTCCTTCAACAATCGCAGTCTTTCCGACGCCAGGTTCTCCAATCAAGACAGGATTGTTCTTCTTCCGTCTGGAAAGAACCTCCATTAGCCTCTGCCTTTCAATCTCTCTACCAACAATCGGATCTAGTTTTCCCGCTTTGGCCATAGCAGTAAGATCGGTGCCAAAGCCCTCAAGCTGCTTAATCGCTGAACTCATTGTCGGACTTTGTTGAACGAAAACATTATCAGGCTGCTCACTTCCTCCTTCTTCCCAGTCGCCCGTGATGTTTTCAATGATCTCTCTCCTAAGCTGCGACAAGTTCACTCCCATCTGCTTCAAAATGTGGGCCGCGATTCCTTCTCCTTCGCGAACGATTCCGAGCATAATGTGTTCCACATCAATCTTGTCTTGCCCGAGCATCTTCGACTCGTCATTTGCTAGCTCGATAACTCTCCTTGCTCTCGGGGTCATCTGTGGAGCCCCAACTACAGACTGATGTACATTCGTTCCAACCATCGAAGTAACTTCTCTGGAGATTCTCTCGTATGTAATCGAGTAGTTTCTCAGAATCCTAGTTGTTTGCTCATTATCAACCTTGATGATCGCTAGGAGGAGGTGTTCAGTTCCAACGTAAGGGTGGCCGAGACTTCTAGCCTCGTCCTGGGCTGTCACAAATACTTGAGCAGCGCCTTCAGAAAACTTGTCGAAGTACATTATCGTCACCTCCCATTTGGCTTCCTCTTTCCTAAGAAAACTGATAAAGCCTTTCTGATGTCTTGTTGCACTCTCTCTTCACTGTTTGTTCCGTCTATAACAACAAATCTCTCTCTATTCTCAGCCATCAATTCTTCGTATCCTTTTCTTACTCTTTCGAAAAACTCTAAACTCTCCACTTCTATTTTATCATTTTTCCTTTCTTTTCTCATCCGCGAGATAGCAACATCAGCCGGTACATCAATATACAAGGTAATGTCAGGTAATGTGTCTGCCACAGCAAAAGAATTCATCAACTGTACAATCTCACGCCCAAGACATCTTCCGACTCCTTGATAAGCAACTGATGAGTCCATGAACCTGTCGGCGATGACTATGCGACCGCTCTCAAGAGCTGGCTTTATGACCTCTCTGACAATCTGAGCGCGGGCAGCCATGAATAGGAGCAATTCCGATTCGGCGCATAAAGGATAATCCTTGTGGAGAAGTATCTCCCTGATCTCCTCGCCAGCTCTAGTTCCTCCAGGCTCTCTGACAATTGCAAACTCCACATCTAATAGACTCAAATACTCTTCGAGGAGTTTGATTTGAGTAGTCTTTCCACATCCGTCTATTCCTTCTATACTAACGAACATAGCTTTCACCTCATCTCTATTGGAGGTTCTACAACGACTTCAGACGATGAACCCTTTCTTCCGCTCAAAAGAACTAGCTGAGCTTGTTTGTCGAGAGATCCATGTGCAAAACGTACTCTGTGAATCCCAAGACCTTGATCCTCCAGAAGACGAAACCACTTCGTCATATCTCTAGGATGCAGCAGAAAAAAGAACGCGCCTCTGTTCTTCAAGAGTCTACCTGTGGCAAAGGCGAATATTCTCGCGGATTCACGATCGGTCCTTCTTGCAATGTTTCTTCTTTCATCGGGGCTTTCCACTCCTGAGTGAACGAAATGCGGCGGATTAGCGATCACTACATCGTAGACCTCTTCACTTTTGTCTCTCAAGTATTCTTCTATATTGCAATTGATGAAAGTTGTGAGTTCTTGCACGCAGTTCGAATATGAGTTCTTGACCGAAATATCGCGGAGATTTCTATCGATCTCCAGCCCGGTAGCCTTCAGGCCGAAGGTCTTCGCAAGAAAGATCGATATTGCTCCACTCCCAGAACCCAGTTCAAGAACAGTCCTAGAACCCTTTGGAGGATCAATAAACCAGGATAATAATACCGTGCCGTGGTTTACACGAGCATGTGGAGAAGTGAAATCCAGTTTCAACCGCTCAAGAACATGCGGATCGAATTCTCTAAAACTCATTCCCATAGCTCAGAACACCTTGATTGCAGACTTTTCATCTGAAAGAATCTCGAGTAAACCCTCCACTTTCTTCTGAACGGATAGACGCGACAGCTCTTTAATGTCGATCGTAACACTTCCGATTATTTGAGGTTCATCAATATGAAGAGAAGACGCACCGGAGACTTCAATTACTGTATCGATCAACGGACCTCCGATAAATGAGAATCGGGAGGTCTTGTTCACCAGAACACTCTTCGATTCGATAAGAGAATCAACCACTTCGATCCGCGAATTGATAACTCGAAGGGTCTGAGACTTCATATCGCTCCTGGAGAGCATTGCCATTCCGAGATTGCTGAAAGTGACTTCGGTTCCCGAAAAGTCGCTAATATGAATAAGCATTTCTCTAACGTTCTCAACGACAACTTCGCCCTTAACGTTGCTCCCGTATATCTGGACAGTACGCGCTCCTTCTATCTCGAGCCCTCTGGAAAAGGTGCAATTCTCAAAGACAACTACAGCAGCTTCCTTAACCAGTATTCTGGTGTTGTTGAAATCAACGCTTCTCGCAATCAGAACCCCATTATTTGCAACTTCAATAGTACCGGTTGAACCTCCCGGGTTCACCGAAATTCGATCCTTCCGTCCTTCTAGATCAAGAACTCCGCTCACCAAAAGGGTGTTACCCTTAGGAATTGTAAGAGAAGAGCCAGATTCGGCTCTCATCACCGATCCGTCTCTTACAACAATGTTCCCGTAGAATCTGTAGTCGTTACCTCCAACTAGTAGAGCGTCCATTCCCAAGAAGGACGAGATAACCTCAGTGCTGAATCTCCTGAACAGACTTTCTTTCGCGAACACCGGAACTGAAGGCATGAATCTCTCTCTATCTGACTCGAAAACAATTCTGTACAAGTCGCCATTCTCAGATATGCTTTCCTTGGTTATCACAGAAGACCTTTCGTTTGGCATATGAGTAGAAAGTGTTATCCATTCGCCATCTCTGTATCTCTGCAATTCGACCGGACCTTCTGAAGCACTCCATCTCGCATTTCTGATTGTACCCTCTTCAATATAGAGCTCGGGAAGATCAACCGAAGTCTTGCGAATAACTTGAATCTGTCTTCTGCATTCGGTCTTGTTGCCGGAAGAGTCTATCACTTGAACTACAAGAGTATTCTGTCCTTCCGGAAGAGGTATCTCCGGAATCAACTTTGTCCCGTCAAAGAGAAGGGGGATTCCACTTTCTTCAATATAGGCCCTAATCGAAAGATCGGCAACGCTGTCCCAATCGTCGCTTATTGCTGCTCCAAATGACCCTCCCAAATACGGTTGTCCTATTGACAGGTCGACGACAGGAGGAAAATCCTCAGAAAGTCTCAAATCAATTACTGAGGGTTTTGAAGTGATGGAACCAGATCTTGAGAATGCTTGTACTATGTATTCGTTGTCCCTCTCAATAGGAAAAGTAAAGACCCCATCCGATGAACCGTATTCGGTATCGTTAACGAGAATAAGGTAGTCGGTAACTGAACCATTAGTCTCTGTCTCCAAAGTCAGAGTCAACTCTCCTTGTGCGAGATTCCATCGAAATACCGGAGCGTTAGGTGGCTGAAGATTTACGGTTGCTTTCGCATAGGCCGGCGTAGTCAAGAATCTCTTTCCCTTGATCAGAGTCACATAAATCGAATGAGTACCATGCTCTTTCAGCTCAAAGGAGATCTCCGAGCCTTTGAACTTCATTCCATCATTGCCGTCAAGGGGCGATCGACCGACGGTAACCAGAACCGAAGGAAGGTCTCTGCCGGGAGAAGACACATCCAGCTTCAAATAACACATAGTACCTTCACATTCGATGTTCACTATTGACAAGCTGTGACTCGTACTGTCACTGCAGGCACCAAGTATTACGACCAACAACGTAACGACAAATAGCCACCTAATCTTCCTGATGTCCTTCACACTCCCATCTTAAGAAGAATAACACATCTTTCTGAAACTGACTCTCGAAATGTTGCCAGAAGTTGGGGAAAAAAGATACAATCAACGAGTAATGAAACCAAATGCGGATCGGGAGGTGTTCAACCTGCGAGTTATTGCAGTATTTGCAAGCACGGTAAACGGTAAAATTGCGCTGTCTCATGACGACAGAAGCGAATGGACATCCAGCGAAGATAAGAAGTACTTCAAATCTCTAACATCAAGAATAGGAGTAGTCATTATGGGTAGAAAAACCCACGAGGCAATCGGAAAACCTCTATCCGGAAGGTTTAATGTAGTTTTGACTAGGCATCCGGAGAGATACCGGAACTCGAGGGAATTGCTCTTTACTTCGACTACGATCCTTGAACTACTTGAAGAGCTTGAGAAGAGAGGTTTCAAGGAGGTATGCCTAATAGGTGGAACAGAAACGTTTGATCAATTCGCCAATCAAGGTTTAATCAACGAACTCCATATCACGTTTGAACCCATCTTGAGCAAGGGAATCAAAGGGTTGGGAGAAAACCTTAGTCGCAAAATGGAAATGAAACTCAGAGAGTCCCGTCAACTCGGTGAAGCAACTCTTATGGTCTATGATGTGAAATAGATGGAGCGGGCGACGGGACTCGAACCCGCGACCCTCAGCTTGGGAAGCTGATGCTCTACCAACTGAGCTACACCCGCATTCATGGAGATTCTATCACCCTGGTGAAATGCTTGTCAATCACTCTAGAAGGATCGTTCTCCAATCAAATGTCTACAAGTTCTTCTAAAGAAGCTTTCGCAAGATCCGCAGCAGACGAAGAGTCTACAGTAGATATCAGACCTATGGCTCCAAGAATATAGTCTCTATCCCTGAAAAGACTGACTTCCTTTCTTGGAAGGAGTTCCTTTTCATGTTTCGCCGATAGACTTCTTATACTCTCCATAATCTTCGAGGCAAACCGAGACCTGCTGAGAATTCCTCCTGTGCCAATTACTGACCTAACGGCAGTAAGATCCTTGCCGTAAGCCACTTCTATTCTTCCAGTTGGCCCAAAGAACTGCTTGAGGCCTCCGGCATGTCTTCTGATTGAAGTCTCGAAACAATACGTTGCCAAACGAGCAGAGAACGCCTCATCATTAGCGTCCTTGGGATAGGGAGTAAGGTTGCTCACGATTTTATCTAGATGAGGAAACTCGATTTTCAGTTTGTCCCTGCCTATGTGTTCAACAACGTGACGGGCATTAACGTAGATCCCCAGATCTCCTTCAACTGTTCTCTTGGATCTCGGTTCAGGAGAAACCAGCATTGAAGCGATTTTGGGGTCTCCATCTGTAACGGAATCGACATCCGTTGTAGCCCCTCCTATGTCTACAGCAACAACGTCCCCATGAAAACTGGAAAATAACTCTGTTGCAAGCATTACCGCTGCTGGAGTAGGAACTATTGGTCTGTTGATCATTGAGTAGATCTTCTCCATACCAGGTCCTTTTACAATGTTTTTCGAGAAAACCTCTCTGATTACTTCTCTGGTAGGCTCGACATTGAGTTCATCTATACGAGGGTACACATTATCTACAATGTGAACATCTCGCCCCTTCTGCGAGATTATCTCCTCCACCTCATCGGCTGCCGCGGAATTGCCTGCATAGACAATGGGGATTTCGTGATCTATGTTTCCCAGAACTTCAGCGTTGCGCACTACCGTCTCTCTCTCCCCATAGTCTACCCCGCCCGCAAGAAGAATCAATTTAGGACTTGTTTCCATTATCCTCTTCAGGTCTCTTTCTGAGAGCTTGCCAGCAGTTACCAACTTTATAACTCCGCCAGCCCCAAGCGCCGCTTCTCTGGCGGCTTTTACTGTCATATCATAAACAAGTCCATGAACCGTCATTCTGAGTCCGCCGGCCGCACTCGAAGATGCGAGGAATGCATCCCATTCAAGACTGTCAATGCGAAGAGATATCTTAAGAGCTCTCAAAGCCTTCTCTATCCCAATTGTCACATCTTGCTCATCAACTGTAGTATAGGATTCACCCTGTCCAAGAAACCTCATTGATCCAGAAGCGTCAGAAGAAAAAGCAGAGAGCACCGTAGTGGTGCTCCCGATTTCAGCAGTCAGGAACTCAATTCTCATCTGCTTTCAAGGAGCTCCCTTACGATCCTGTTGGCCAGCTTGCCATCTGCTCTTCCCTTCAGTCTGGCCATCAGTTCTCTCATTACCTTGCCCAGATCTGACGGATTATTGGCCTTTAAATCATCAATCGTCTTCAATGCAAGTTTCCGAATTTCATCAACGGTCATTTCTTCAGGAAGAAATCGCTTAAGGATTTCCAGCTCTGCCGATTCGCTTGCAACGAGATCGTCTCTCCCGGCCTTCTCGTAAGCCTCAATAGATTCTTCGCGTTTCTTAGCTTCCTTCGCAATGAGATCTATCAGCAACTCATCGGTAACTTCTGCGCCTCTTGTTTCTTCAGAAGACGCAAGATATGTCTTCACTGAAGCGATAACTCCCCTAAGTGTGTTGGTTTTCAGGGTATCCCTGGATTTCATGGCTTCTTTCATCTCTTGTTGGATTCGATCGAACAGACTCATAAAATCACCTCTACAGATCCTCGATGTCGCTTAGCGACTCTTCTTCATCAAAAGAGATCGGTCTCACGAGCGGGAACGGAATGATATCCCTTATTGACGGCGAATCTGTAACAAGCATGATTACTCTATCCCAACCCACCCCCAAGCCTCCAGTAGGCGGCATTCCGTATTCAAGAGCCCTTATGAAGTCTTGATCCATCATCTGAGCTTCCTCATCTCCAATATCTCTCAAGCTAGCCTGGTGAAGAAAACGGTTGTACTGCTCTATTGGATCGTTCAGTTCACTAAAGGCGTTGGCCATTTCCATTGAGCTGATTATCAACTCGAATCTTTCGGTCACTCTAGAATCTTCTCTGTGGACTTTCGACAATGGAGAGATTATCACCGGATGCTCGGTCACAAAAGTGGGATTCACAAGATTATGTTCCACGAGATCCCAGAGCTTCTCAATCAAGTGGCCCCTTTCCTTGATTTCGAGTTCAGTATTGTTCTTTTTCAAAATGGCTATTAGTTCTTCATCGGAGTCTTTCAAAATATCTACGCCTAGATTCTCCTTGATAAAATCTGCCATCCTCACTCTTCGCCATGGTCTGGAAAAGTCGATTTCTTTTCCCTGATATGTAATCTTTTCAGAACCCGTGATTTCGCGCACGACGTAATTGATCATCTCTTCAGTGATGTCCATTATGTCGTTGTAGTCCGCATAAGCCCAATACAGCTCCATCATAGTGAACTCAGGATGATGCTTGTAGGATACTCCCTCATTGCGGAAATTCTTTCCGATTTCAAATATCCTTTCAAATCCACCAACGAGATACCTCTTGAGGAATAGCTCTTCGGCGATTCTAAGATACATGTCCGATTCAAAAACGTTTATGTGAGTCCTAAAAGGCCTTGCTGATGCCCCTCCCGTCAAGTAGTGGAGCATTGGTGTATCCACTTCGATGAAATCCTTAGACTGAAGAAACTCTCTAACAAGCCTGAACAGTTCCGAACGAACCTTGAACCTTCTGAGAGCATCATCGCTTGAAAGCATTTCGACGTATCTCTGCCTGTAGATTATCTCCTTGTCCCTCACTCCGTGCCATTTTTCGGGCATCGTTCGTATCGCCTTTGAGAGTATTTCAAATTCCTTGACGAAGACCGACATCTCACCTGTATGGGTCTTGAATGGGAAACCGACTACTCCGACGAAATCTCCGATATTCACAAATTTCTTGAAGACTTCGAAGTTCTCGGCACCGACCCCATCAAGCCTTACATAGGCCTGGATCCTATCGGAATTATCTCGGATAACAAAGAAGGCTGATTTTCCGTGGTTTCTCATCGCCACGATTCTTCCCGCAATTCTTACAGTCGTATCTTCCTTTGTTTCGGAGTCCTTGAGGTAGGAAAACTCTCTCTTGATTTGATCTGCCCAATGAGTCTTGTCGAAACGATACGGAAACGGCTCGATTCCTTCATTGCGCATCTGATTAATCTCTTCTATTCTTTGTCTTCGTGCTTCTTCGCCCATAAATATCCCCCATCACTTGCCGATGGTAAGAATCTTGTACTTAGCCCAGCCTGCAGGGGTTTTCACCCTTACCACTTCATCCACTTTGTGAGTCAGGATTCCCCGTCCAATCGGAGAATCGGAACTGATTTTTCCCTCGAAAATGTTGGCTTCCTGTGCGTTAACAATTCTGAACTGAGATTTTTCGCCTGTCTCTATATTCTGAAGCTCAACTACATAACCGAGCTTCACAGAGCTTGTATCTCCGTCATCTTCAATAATCTCGGCATTATTCAGAATTTCCTCAAGCTGCTTTATCCTGCTATCGATTCTTCCCTGTTCGTTCTTAGCCTCGTCGTATTCGCTATTTTCGCTAAGGTCTCCGAGCTCCCTTGCCTCCTTAATCCGCTCCGCAATATCATACATGAGCTTCTTCCTTAGGCTCTCGAGCTCCTCTTTCATTCTGTCGAAACCTTCCTGCGTGAGGTAGATAACCTGCTTTTTCACGAACTGAATCCCTCCATTCAACGATCTCTATCGTCTCTGAGTTCCTCAATTATATCCATGAAATGGTCTATGTCCCTAAATTCTTTGTAAACAGATGCAAATCTGACGTAGGCAACCCTATCCAGGGACTTAAGTTCCGCCATTATCATTTCACCAATCTCGCTTGAGATTACTTCATATTTTCCCGATTTCACTACCTCGTTTTCTACTGAATTTACTATCCTGTTGACTGTGTCTACAGATATGGGCCTCTTTTCACAGGCTCTGAGTAGCCCGTTTAGGAGTTTCTCCCTGCTGAACTTCTCTCTCCTTCCATCCTTCTTAACAACTAAGAAAGGAAGTTTCTCATACCTTTCGTAGGTAGTAAATCTTGCACCACAACTCTCGCACTCTCTTCTTCTCCGAATGGAAGTGCTTTCATCGGTCGGCCTTGAATCAAGAACTCTTGTCGAATCTCCACCACAAAAAGGACATTTCATCTAGCTATCTCCCAACTCTTCCGCCAATGCCATGAGCTTCTTCAACCTATTATATACTGCTGACTTGCTCATCGGCGGATTCATAATCTCGCCCAGCTCTCTCAGATTAAGATCCTCGTTTTCAATCCTGAGGATTGCAACTTGACGAAGATCCTCATCCAATCTGTCGATGCCGTACTTCTTATCGATGATTCTTATGGCTCTTACATGCTTTGCCATTGCCTGAGCAGACTTGTTTGCATTTGCTGTAAGGAAATTCAGAGTCCTGCTTACATCGCTCCTGATCTTTCTTACTTCGATCGCGCTCGAAAGTCTCGTCACCGTCTTCTTTCCCCCCATCAGAGAAAGCAGTTCTATTAGGTCAAGCGACGACTTCACATATGCTTTGAACTTATCTCTTACTCTTACTATTCCGATCTTAATGTTGAAATTGTCTGATATGTACTCCTTCAGTGAACTAACAAAAGCCTCAGTAGTATCAAGCGTTATTTCCAGGTGATACTCCTTGGATGGATCAACAATCGAACCTCCAGCCAAATACAGTCCCCTGATGAACGCACCGAAGTAGACCGGATCATCTCTAACGGGTTTTGGTATGGAGTCATCTCTGACTGAAATGCCATTCTTTCGGAGGAACTCTTCTACCTCTTCAAAGCGAAAAGTAAGCTCTCCGCCTCTCTTTCTTCCTAATCTGATTTCTTCTATTACCTGTGTTTCATGAATCGGCATGGAAAGCTTCTTCGAAATCTGAAACAGCCTTTTAAGACTCGTTATAGATGTAAGCGGGATAACAAGGAAAGCGGTACTTCCTCTTAATCGTAATGTCCCTCTCGACTTAACAAAACCCAGATATTCAGATCTGCACTCGTCTTGGTCGTCCAACGGGAGATGACAAAGCTCTTCTTTGAGTTTGTCGGCATAGCTCACATCTTTTCCTCTCCCAATAGATTCAGCTCTTTCAGGATCGACAGAATGCTGTCTCTCGAATGACGAACGACCAGACGGTTCCGTCCGTCATCAATCAGCTCTGCAGTACCGCCTGAAACTACCCTAACCCGAGTATCGGTAAGCATATCGTTTCTCACCGGCATAGAGCCCCTTTCATAATACCTATTCAGCACGGCAGGCTCTACTTCTCCCACTTCAGTCCAAAAGATCATGTCAAAAGTCACCCCACTATAGTCTTCAACGACATTGACGTGATCGGCAAGTGAAAAACCTGTAGACTCACCAGGTTGGGTCATAATGTTACATATGTAAACCTTATTTGCTTTGGACTTCCCGAAGGCCTCTCTGACCCCGGAAACCAGGAAATTGGGTACAACACTTGTAAACAGGCTGCCGGGGCCCACAATTACCGTCTTTGCAGATTCTATTGCGCCCAATACCTCTGGAAGTGCCTTCACAGCCTTATCGAGAAATACCCTTTCTATTCTCTTTCCGGCAGCCGATATCCTTGACTCTCCCTTAATGAATGATCCATAATCAATCTCAGCCACAAGATGCACAAGATCGTCGGCTACGGGCAAGACTCTCCCTTTGATTTTCAGCATTCTTGAGGCCGCGAGGACCGCTTCTGGAAAGCTCTGAAACATCTCAGTAAGACCTGCAATAATTATATTGCCAAGAGAATGACCATTCATAGCGCGAGCCTCAAATCTGTACGAAAAGACTTTTGTTAGGAATTCCTCATCATCAGCCAAAGCAATCACGTTATTCCTTACATCCCCTGGCGGGGGCATGCTCATGGCTTCCCTGAGAAATCCTGAGCTTCCACCATCGTCCGTAACTGCAACTACAAGCGTTAAACTACTATCGTAATGCTTTAGGACCCTTGCAAAGGTAGAGAGACCAGTTCCGCCACCTATCAAAACCGTCTTGCTCATGATGTAACTCGTTCCTTCAAAGCAATCCCTGAAGACGTAAGGTCAACGCCCCTGACGTTTTCCGCCTTTCCTAGATATCTTCCAAGAATCTCCTGGAAAAAGCGAATATTACCGCTTACATAATACTCAACAGTAGATGAATGATGCGAGGAAATCGTTGCCCAATCGGCAACATTCTTGGCAATGTACTCCGCGGGGTCTATGATCCTTGTCCTGGGAGACAAAAGCGACTCGATCGAACTCCTAATAAACGGATAATGAGTACATCCAAGAATCAAGAAGTCCGGTTGAATCTTAGCGAGGTCTGCCAAATAATACTTGACGATCGAATCAACGATTTCACCCTCCCAGATTCCCTCTTCTATCAAAGGAACGAAAAGCGGGCAGGCCCTTTGTAAGATTTTGCTGATGCTTTCATAACGAAACAGCCTTCTTAAATAGAGAGACTTCTTCACAGTATTCTCAGTTGCGATCACTGCAACTGTCGACTTGTCGGGTGCAGTCTCCCCAAGAAACTTCGCTGTTGGATCGATGATGCTGAAGTATGGAGTAGTCAGCTCCGTCTTCTCCCTTTGAGAGAGTATAGAATCGGAAGTGTTACAGGCAGTGACGATTGCATCGACACCCAACTGGGCAAAAAAGTCGAAGATCTCTCTGACATACCTTCTCAGTGTCTCAACTGGCTTTGAGCCATAGGGTACCCGCGCAGTGTCGGCAAAGTAGTGCAGGCTTACTCCCTCGGGAAAGGCTTCCAATAGTCTTTTAACAACTGTGAGGCCACCAATTCCAGAATCGAAGACACCGATCCTCAGACTATTTTTCAACCTCGTCACGTCCCTGGAAGTATTCCGAAAGAACCTCTTCATATTTCGCCTTTAGCCTAAGCAGTTCATTCTGACTTCTTGCAAGGTCGTGTGCAAGGTTCACCGAAATCCCCACAAGCAACTTCTCATAGCCGACTTCCTCTTCGTTCTTGCTTATTGAATTGTACATCTCCGTAATCTTTGAAAAGACCTGATCCACGAGTTCCTGAGGATCGCTTGTAAGAAAAG from Mesotoga sp. Brook.08.105.5.1 includes these protein-coding regions:
- the lysS gene encoding lysine--tRNA ligase, translating into MGEEARRQRIEEINQMRNEGIEPFPYRFDKTHWADQIKREFSYLKDSETKEDTTVRIAGRIVAMRNHGKSAFFVIRDNSDRIQAYVRLDGVGAENFEVFKKFVNIGDFVGVVGFPFKTHTGEMSVFVKEFEILSKAIRTMPEKWHGVRDKEIIYRQRYVEMLSSDDALRRFKVRSELFRLVREFLQSKDFIEVDTPMLHYLTGGASARPFRTHINVFESDMYLRIAEELFLKRYLVGGFERIFEIGKNFRNEGVSYKHHPEFTMMELYWAYADYNDIMDITEEMINYVVREITGSEKITYQGKEIDFSRPWRRVRMADFIKENLGVDILKDSDEELIAILKKNNTELEIKERGHLIEKLWDLVEHNLVNPTFVTEHPVIISPLSKVHREDSRVTERFELIISSMEMANAFSELNDPIEQYNRFLHQASLRDIGDEEAQMMDQDFIRALEYGMPPTGGLGVGWDRVIMLVTDSPSIRDIIPFPLVRPISFDEEESLSDIEDL
- the greA gene encoding transcription elongation factor GreA, whose translation is MKKQVIYLTQEGFDRMKEELESLRKKLMYDIAERIKEARELGDLSENSEYDEAKNEQGRIDSRIKQLEEILNNAEIIEDDGDTSSVKLGYVVELQNIETGEKSQFRIVNAQEANIFEGKISSDSPIGRGILTHKVDEVVRVKTPAGWAKYKILTIGK
- the nrdR gene encoding transcriptional regulator NrdR → MKCPFCGGDSTRVLDSRPTDESTSIRRRRECESCGARFTTYERYEKLPFLVVKKDGRREKFSREKLLNGLLRACEKRPISVDTVNRIVNSVENEVVKSGKYEVISSEIGEMIMAELKSLDRVAYVRFASVYKEFRDIDHFMDIIEELRDDRDR
- the whiA gene encoding DNA-binding protein WhiA, translated to MSYADKLKEELCHLPLDDQDECRSEYLGFVKSRGTLRLRGSTAFLVIPLTSITSLKRLFQISKKLSMPIHETQVIEEIRLGRKRGGELTFRFEEVEEFLRKNGISVRDDSIPKPVRDDPVYFGAFIRGLYLAGGSIVDPSKEYHLEITLDTTEAFVSSLKEYISDNFNIKIGIVRVRDKFKAYVKSSLDLIELLSLMGGKKTVTRLSSAIEVRKIRSDVSRTLNFLTANANKSAQAMAKHVRAIRIIDKKYGIDRLDEDLRQVAILRIENEDLNLRELGEIMNPPMSKSAVYNRLKKLMALAEELGDS
- a CDS encoding gluconeogenesis factor YvcK family protein; the encoded protein is MSKTVLIGGGTGLSTFARVLKHYDSSLTLVVAVTDDGGSSGFLREAMSMPPPGDVRNNVIALADDEEFLTKVFSYRFEARAMNGHSLGNIIIAGLTEMFQSFPEAVLAASRMLKIKGRVLPVADDLVHLVAEIDYGSFIKGESRISAAGKRIERVFLDKAVKALPEVLGAIESAKTVIVGPGSLFTSVVPNFLVSGVREAFGKSKANKVYICNIMTQPGESTGFSLADHVNVVEDYSGVTFDMIFWTEVGEVEPAVLNRYYERGSMPVRNDMLTDTRVRVVSGGTAELIDDGRNRLVVRHSRDSILSILKELNLLGEEKM
- the murI gene encoding glutamate racemase; its protein translation is MKNSLRIGVFDSGIGGLTVVKRLLEAFPEGVSLHYFADTARVPYGSKPVETLRRYVREIFDFFAQLGVDAIVTACNTSDSILSQREKTELTTPYFSIIDPTAKFLGETAPDKSTVAVIATENTVKKSLYLRRLFRYESISKILQRACPLFVPLIEEGIWEGEIVDSIVKYYLADLAKIQPDFLILGCTHYPFIRSSIESLLSPRTRIIDPAEYIAKNVADWATISSHHSSTVEYYVSGNIRFFQEILGRYLGKAENVRGVDLTSSGIALKERVTS
- a CDS encoding cell division protein ZapA; the protein is MKRSVTLDLGGRKYTFLTSDPQELVDQVFSKITEMYNSISKNEEEVGYEKLLVGISVNLAHDLARSQNELLRLKAKYEEVLSEYFQGRDEVEK